The Microbacterium sp. LWH7-1.2 genome window below encodes:
- a CDS encoding DUF2637 domain-containing protein: MWTAIAGTIFIAIGAFWLSFTALADLANRSGIAPTQAWAWPLIVDGIIVVGTVAVVALAGRRDAWYPWMLLIAGAAASVAANAIHAIVAADADVPSVLAASVAAVPPLVLLAITHLTVVLTQRFRVPLSSTAPDADAPSTEVVHLRQHTDAPEKGARRDIAALMRQRGMSNKEIASATGVHPSTVGRWFAGTLDIPDLEKGATP; encoded by the coding sequence GTGTGGACCGCGATTGCAGGCACGATCTTCATCGCCATCGGAGCCTTCTGGCTGTCATTCACGGCGCTCGCCGATCTCGCGAACCGATCCGGTATCGCCCCGACTCAAGCATGGGCATGGCCCCTCATCGTCGACGGCATCATCGTCGTCGGCACAGTCGCGGTCGTCGCGCTGGCGGGCCGACGCGACGCCTGGTACCCGTGGATGCTGCTGATTGCGGGCGCTGCGGCATCGGTCGCCGCGAACGCCATCCACGCGATCGTTGCCGCGGACGCCGACGTGCCATCGGTGCTCGCGGCATCCGTCGCTGCGGTACCCCCTCTGGTCCTGCTCGCAATCACGCACCTGACCGTTGTACTCACCCAGCGCTTTCGAGTTCCTCTTTCCTCCACAGCGCCGGACGCGGACGCGCCATCCACAGAAGTCGTGCACCTTCGCCAACACACCGATGCTCCAGAGAAGGGTGCCCGTAGAGACATCGCGGCGCTGATGCGTCAGCGCGGCATGTCGAACAAGGAGATCGCGAGCGCCACGGGAGTGCATCCGTCCACAGTCGGCCGATGGTTCGCGGGGACGCTCGACATACCTGACCTTGAGAAAGGAGCTACGCCATGA
- a CDS encoding ParB N-terminal domain-containing protein, whose product MTVSTRIGHIELERSITSIVVGNRHRHEYGDIDELAASITRDGLLQPVTVTPEGVLVCGARRLEALKRLGEKTIKVWVRSGISDRLAELLAEQAENVLHKPLTPTEAATLYTELKSYIAEDALRRQTATQFSRGDDFAGNYGGATVAPPQFKPGKSRTQAAKMVTGKASYTTLERIAELQRLVNSPTTDPELRERAHDELQLIDQGGSVTASHARIREFLDPEPPRAFEDFEAPEDFEPPDELEQLANAALARVKEAKRKGRRPKARSASVHVFPVRAFVRVWEDLDLWWTHFDVTAVATELSDEQLIQFEETLASTVAFFAALREARAQARREIA is encoded by the coding sequence GTGACCGTGAGCACCCGGATCGGCCACATCGAACTCGAACGATCGATCACGTCGATCGTCGTCGGAAACCGTCACCGCCACGAGTACGGCGACATCGACGAGCTGGCTGCGTCCATCACCCGCGACGGCCTGCTCCAGCCGGTCACCGTCACGCCGGAAGGCGTGCTCGTCTGCGGCGCCCGACGACTCGAAGCCCTCAAGCGTCTGGGCGAGAAGACGATCAAAGTCTGGGTGAGATCCGGGATCTCGGATCGCCTCGCCGAACTGCTCGCGGAACAGGCCGAGAACGTGCTCCACAAGCCGCTCACACCGACCGAAGCCGCGACGCTCTACACCGAGCTGAAGTCGTACATCGCCGAGGACGCGCTGCGACGTCAGACTGCGACGCAGTTCAGCCGCGGGGACGATTTCGCCGGAAACTACGGTGGTGCCACCGTGGCACCACCGCAATTCAAGCCGGGCAAGAGCCGCACGCAGGCCGCGAAGATGGTCACGGGGAAGGCGTCATACACGACCCTCGAGCGCATCGCGGAACTGCAGCGGCTCGTCAACAGTCCGACGACCGACCCTGAGCTGAGAGAACGAGCCCACGACGAACTGCAGCTCATCGACCAGGGAGGGAGTGTCACAGCGTCACACGCGCGCATCCGAGAGTTCCTCGATCCCGAACCGCCCCGTGCGTTCGAAGACTTCGAAGCACCCGAGGACTTCGAGCCGCCCGATGAACTCGAGCAACTCGCGAACGCTGCGCTCGCCCGAGTCAAAGAGGCGAAGCGCAAGGGGCGTAGACCCAAAGCCCGGTCCGCTTCGGTGCACGTCTTCCCGGTCCGGGCATTCGTGCGCGTCTGGGAGGACCTCGACCTGTGGTGGACGCACTTCGACGTCACCGCCGTCGCCACCGAACTCTCCGACGAGCAGCTCATTCAGTTTGAGGAGACGCTGGCCTCCACGGTGGCGTTCTTCGCCGCGCTCCGCGAGGCTCGCGCTCAAGCGAGGCGGGAGATCGCGTGA
- a CDS encoding DUF6112 family protein translates to MDIFPDFGAVGGAGDLRAIVGALLMYVLIFAVLAILVCAITWAISSSSGNYQSALRSRAGLFVAVGAAVLAGAGVAWMNFLIGVGQQL, encoded by the coding sequence GTGGACATCTTCCCGGACTTCGGTGCTGTCGGTGGCGCAGGTGACCTTCGCGCGATCGTGGGCGCACTCCTCATGTACGTGCTGATCTTCGCCGTACTCGCGATACTCGTCTGCGCGATCACCTGGGCGATCTCATCCTCGAGCGGCAACTACCAGTCGGCGCTGAGATCGCGCGCTGGGCTGTTCGTCGCTGTGGGAGCTGCGGTGCTCGCCGGCGCAGGGGTCGCGTGGATGAACTTCCTCATCGGAGTAGGCCAGCAGCTGTAG
- a CDS encoding DUF6112 family protein produces the protein MIDIAPNGSGLPGIEQLRVIVGAVMTVGLILAVLALIIAAVAWGYGANSSNPHLASRGKLGVLVACGAAVICGASVTLVNFFWGVGQSV, from the coding sequence GTGATTGATATCGCACCCAACGGGTCGGGACTTCCCGGCATCGAGCAGCTCCGCGTCATCGTCGGCGCCGTGATGACCGTCGGACTCATCCTCGCCGTGCTCGCCCTCATCATCGCCGCGGTCGCGTGGGGGTACGGCGCGAACTCATCCAACCCTCACCTCGCCTCCCGCGGGAAGCTCGGTGTGCTGGTCGCGTGCGGGGCAGCCGTGATCTGCGGCGCCTCAGTGACCCTCGTCAACTTCTTCTGGGGCGTCGGCCAGTCGGTGTGA
- a CDS encoding M23 family metallopeptidase → MKKLAICLVVAVLTLPFAGLLAIPIVLSPAAFAACQMSGQLVVSGVPDELTAARADGVSVTLRRTQLTHAATIITVGSGVEDVGRQGVLIALMAALTESTLRMLANAAHPESLNMSNDGLGSDHDSLGLFQMRPSSGWGTVAELMDPKYQVRAFFGGPEGPNYPSPAGLLDIAGWQTADPGSAAQSVERSAYPDRYQEYQPVAEAIIKTLTKPTVRGDSSAAPLDTVSETSRVVFPLPSGTWVRSSGYGWRDDTMTGKRALHAGTDYAAADGTPILAIADGVVSWAGPAGLYGQLIIIEHTVDGRRVASAYAHMWDSGVHVTVGERVSAGQHIGDVGASGKSQGAHLHFEIRPGGSFEPSVDAERWLAEHGAAGLDAATSGQSACLAGATSR, encoded by the coding sequence ATGAAGAAGCTCGCGATCTGCCTTGTGGTGGCTGTGCTCACGCTTCCATTCGCAGGGCTGCTCGCTATTCCGATCGTCCTCTCCCCCGCAGCCTTCGCCGCGTGTCAGATGTCCGGCCAGCTCGTTGTCTCCGGCGTGCCCGACGAACTCACTGCTGCCCGAGCCGACGGCGTCTCCGTCACTCTCCGGCGCACGCAGCTCACGCACGCGGCGACGATCATCACCGTCGGCAGCGGCGTCGAAGACGTGGGGCGGCAGGGCGTGCTGATCGCGCTCATGGCGGCGCTCACAGAGTCCACGTTGCGGATGCTCGCGAACGCAGCGCACCCCGAATCGCTCAACATGTCCAACGACGGTCTGGGGAGCGACCATGACTCCCTCGGCCTGTTCCAGATGCGGCCGAGCTCCGGATGGGGCACCGTCGCCGAGCTCATGGATCCGAAGTACCAAGTGCGCGCCTTCTTCGGTGGGCCCGAAGGGCCCAACTATCCGTCTCCGGCAGGTCTCCTGGACATTGCGGGGTGGCAGACCGCGGATCCAGGATCCGCTGCCCAGTCGGTCGAGCGCTCGGCGTACCCCGACCGCTACCAGGAGTACCAGCCGGTCGCGGAAGCCATCATCAAGACACTGACCAAGCCCACCGTCCGGGGAGACAGCTCGGCGGCTCCGCTTGACACCGTCTCTGAGACATCCCGCGTGGTCTTTCCGCTGCCGAGCGGTACCTGGGTTCGGTCGAGCGGGTATGGCTGGCGGGACGACACGATGACGGGGAAGCGAGCGCTGCATGCAGGCACGGACTACGCCGCCGCCGATGGAACCCCAATCCTCGCGATCGCCGACGGCGTCGTCAGCTGGGCGGGTCCGGCCGGGTTGTACGGGCAGCTGATCATCATCGAGCACACGGTCGACGGCCGCAGAGTGGCGTCGGCCTATGCGCACATGTGGGACTCCGGTGTCCATGTCACGGTCGGTGAGCGCGTCTCCGCCGGCCAGCACATCGGCGACGTGGGCGCCTCCGGCAAGTCGCAGGGCGCCCACCTGCACTTCGAGATCCGACCGGGTGGTTCGTTCGAGCCATCGGTCGACGCCGAGCGGTGGCTCGCCGAGCACGGCGCCGCCGGGTTGGATGCCGCGACGTCGGGGCAGTCCGCATGCCTCGCGGGCGCCACCTCGAGGTGA